From the Solanum stenotomum isolate F172 chromosome 4, ASM1918654v1, whole genome shotgun sequence genome, one window contains:
- the LOC125863298 gene encoding homeobox-leucine zipper protein HDG2-like: protein MPAIHSRPASSMPPLVENDGTNTGVPLDQPSNMMDSQPNSMDNGSNTSDTAMAQELGGDDHHDDQEDGVTTTRKRKRYHRHTQHQIQELEAYFKECPHPDDKQRKELSRELGLEHLQVKFWFQNKRTQMKNQLERHENSHLRVENEKMKSELLRYKEALGNIGNISCPTCGGHRINIGDLSFDERQLRNENARLKEEIERISSIAGRIVGKNVFPNNSNDYNSPNPVDFGVLPAYSTPQSDDGEGYNNGGGGFEDVPILSSMINGPISEIEKPFIIELVMAAMDEFVQMAHLQEPLWFPSIENGTFMLNQDEYFRVFPRGIGPRPIGFVTEATKDSSIVIMNNLNLVEILMNVNHWSSMFSGIVSRASSVDVISTGGAGNPNGAIQVILAETQIASPQVPTRECYFARYCKLRVDGTWAVVDVSLDQLRAGPAVRSRKRPSGCLIEAAPNGCSKVTWIEHVEVDDSAVHTIYKPLVSSGLAFGAKRWLASLDRQCDRIASAMVTPIPTNDMVLSTQESRKSMMKLAERMVNSFSSGVSATVGNHWTTLSQGNGTDENVRVMTRKSVGDPGRPHGVVISAATSFWLPVSPKTVFDYLRDENTRTEWDILSNGGLLQEVAQIANGTETGNCVSLLRVNSDNVNHSNMIILQESSTDPTGSYVIYAPVDISAMNGVLNGGDPDHVALLPSGFAILPDGPSGGRGAYNHGSGGSLLTVAFQILVDLVPVAKLSLGSVATVNNLIACTVDRIKAALLAQPT, encoded by the exons ATGCCGGCCATACATTCCCGTCCGGCAAGTAGTATGCCACCATTGGTTGAAAACGATGGAACTAATACTGGGGTTCCGCTCGATcag CCAAGTAACATGATGGATAGTCAACCTAATTCAATGGACAATGGATCAAACACCTCTGACACTGCAATGGCTCAAGAACTTGGTGGTGATGATCATCATGATGATCAAGAAGATGGTGTGACTACTACTAGGAAGCGAAAGCGCTATCATCGCCACACTCAGCATCAGATCCAGGAACTGGAAGC ATACTTTAAGGAGTGCCCTCACCCAGATGACAAGCAAAGGAAGGAGCTGAGCCGTGAGTTAGGGTTGGAGCATTTGCAGGTCAAGTTTTGGTTTCAGaacaaaagaactcaaatgaaG AATCAACTTGAGAGGCATGAGAACTCACACCTTCGTGtggaaaatgagaaaatgaagTCAGAATTGTTGAGGTACAAAGAAGCTTTGGGAAATATAGGCAATATATCTTGCCCTACTTGTGGTGGTCATCGTATCAACATTGGTGATTTGTCTTTTGATGAACGCCAATTAAGGAATGAAAATGCAAGACTCAAAGAAGAG atcGAACGTATCTCATCTATAGCTGGAAGAATTGTTGGAAAAAATGTATTTCCAAACAACAGCAATGATTACAACTCTCCCAATCCTGTTGATTTTGGAGTTCTTCCTGCTTACTCGACGCCACAAAGCGACGATGGAGAGGGATATAACAATGGAGGTGGTGGATTTGAGGATGTTCCAATTCTAAGTTCAATGATTAATGGACCAATTAGTGAGATTGAAAAACCCTTTATCATTGAACTTGTTATGGCAGCTATGGATGAGTTTGTTCAAATGGCACATTTGCAAGAACCACTTTGGTTCCCTAGCATTGAAAATGGAACATTTATGCTGAATCAAGATGAGTATTTTAGGGTTTTTCCAAGGGGAATTGGACCTAGACCTATTGGATTTGTTACTGAGGCTACAAAGGATAGTTCTATTGTTATAATGAACAATCTCAACCTAGTTGAAATTCTCATGAATgtg AATCATTGGTCCAGTATGTTCTCTGGTATTGTCTCAAGGGCTTCAAGTGTTGATGTGATATCAACTGGAGGTGCAGGAAATCCCAATGGAGCAATACAAGTG ATATTAGCTGAAACTCAAATTGCATCTCCACAAGTTCCAACTAGGGAATGCTACTTTGCTAGGTATTGCAAGCTCAGAGTTGATGGAACATGGGCAGTTGTCGATGTTTCATTGGACCAGTTACGCGCTGGCCCAGCTGTTAGGTCTCGAAAAAGGCCATCTGGATGCCTTATTGAAGCGGCACCAAATGGATGCTCTAAG GTTACTTGGATTGAGCATGTTGAAGTTGATGATTCAGCAGTGCACACTATTTACAAGCCACTAGTGAGTTCTGGTCTTGCATTTGGTGCAAAACGTTGGCTTGCTTCTCTTGATAGACAATGTGACCGTATTGCAAGTGCTATGGTCACACCTATTCCAACCAATGACATGG TGTTATCAACTCAAGAAAGTAGAAAGAGTATGATGAAATTGGCTGAGAGGATGGTTAATAGTTTTAGCTCTGGAGTGAGTGCAACTGTTGGTAATCACTGGACAACCTTGTCACAAGGAAATGGAACAGATGAAAATGTTAGAGTTATGACTAGGAAAAGTGTTGGTGATCCTGGTAGACCACATGGTGTTGTCATAAGTGCTGCTACTTCATTCTGGCTCCCTGTTTCTCCGAAAACCGTGTTCGATTACCTCCGTGATGAGAACACGCGTACCGAG TGGGACATTCTGTCCAATGGAGGTCTGCTGCAAGAAGTGGCTCAGATTGCTAATGGCACTGAGACAGGCAATTGTGTCTCTTTACTGAGGGTTAAT AGTGACAATGTTAACCATAGCAACATGATAATCCTCCAAGAGAGCAGCACAGATCCAACAGGATCCTATGTGATCTATGCACCAGTTGATATCAGTGCAATgaatggtgtgttgaatggtGGAGATCCAGATCATGTTGCTCTGCTGCCTTCTGGATTCGCCATTCTCCCCGATGGTCCATCAGGAGGCAGGGGAGCCTATAATCATGGCTCTGGTGGATCTCTGCTGACCGTCGCGTTTCAGATTTTGGTTGATTTAGTTCCTGTTGCTAAGCTTTCATTGGGATCAGTTGCTACTGTCAACAATTTGATTGCTTGCACAGTTGATAGGATCAAGGCTGCTCTCTTAGCACAGCCAACCTGA
- the LOC125863330 gene encoding septum-promoting GTP-binding protein 1-like: MTKRLLLCYRRMVHLNMKRKIICKFTILQKYLNSFWNNVLACWLGKSINYRQLSHNQSFPATTTSKGMPSPPAGAEMASHGGSTENMAATCCCDHSKDSSENVVALKISLLGDNHIGKTSFLRKYVGKEKVDEGLSTKGVNQMDKTLCVKGTRISYSMWEVKGDASGPTQIPMACKDSVAMFFMFDLTSRCTLSSVLSWHQQARQWNQTAIPVMIGTKFDDFVKLPLDLQWTIASQARTYAKALNAPLFFSSATYNINVNKIFKFITAKLFNLPWSLERNLTIGEPIIDF, from the exons atgaCTAAACGTTTGCTCCTTTGTTATAGAAGAATGGTTCATTTGAATATGAAAAGGAAAATCATATGTAAATTTacaattttacaaaaatatttgaattcatTTTGGAACAATGTTCTTGCTTGTTGGTTAGGTAAGTCTATTAATTATAGACAATTGTCACATAATCAATCTTTTCCAGCCACCACCACCTCCAAGGGGATGCCATCTCCGCCAGCTGGGGCGGAAATGGCGTCCCACGGAGGGTCTACGGAGAATATGGCAGCCACATGTTGTTGTGACCATTCTAAGGATTCATCTGAGAATGTTGTTGCCTTGAAGATTAGTCTATTGGGTGATAATCACATTGGAAAGACAAGTTTCTTG AGAAAGTATGTAGGAAAAGAGAAGGTAGATGAAGGATTGTCAACCAAAGGAGTAAATCAAATGGACAAAACTTTGTGTGTGAAAGGGACAAGAATCTCATATAGCATGTGGGAAGTTAaag gTGATGCTTCTGGCCCAACTCAAATTCCAATGGCTTGTAAGGATTCTGTAGCAatgtttttcatgtttgatcTCACAAGTAGATGTACACTTAGTAG TGTCCTTAGCTGGCATCAACAAGCACGTCAATGGAATCAGACGGCAATTCCTGTAATGATAGGGACAAAGTTTGATGATTTTGTGAAATTGCCATTGGATCTTCAATGGACAATTGCAAGTCAG GCAAGAACATATGCAAAGGCACTAAATGCACCATTATTCTTCTCAAGTGCAACTTACAACATTAATGTGAACAAGATATTCAAGTTCATCACTGCTAAACTCTTCAATTTACCATGGTCATTGGAGAGAAATCTCACAATTGGTGAACCTATCATTGACTTTTAG
- the LOC125862066 gene encoding protein DETOXIFICATION 40-like codes for MASPENDIYRPFLQNNVTSLSPQLSETHNFESSNELETVLLDTEIPLWSKLRLATWIEMKLLFFLAAPAVMVYMINYIMSMSTQIFSGHLGNLELAAASLGNTGIQVFAYGLMLGMGSAVETLCGQAFGAKKYDMLGVYLQRSTVLLTLTGILLTIVYIFCKPILIFLGQTERIAAAAALFVYGLIPQIFAYAINFPIQKFLQAQSIVAPSAYISAATLVLHLGLSWVVIFKIGLGLLGASLVLSLSWWIIVIGQFVYIVKSDKCKQTWKGFSWMAFSGLPEFFKLSAASAVMLCLETWYFQIVVLLAGLLENPEVALDALSICMSISGWVFMISVGFNAAASVRVSNELGARHPKSAAFSVVVVTSWSFILSVIAAVIILALRNLISYAFTEGEVVAEAVSDLCPLLALSLILNGIQPVLSGVAVGCGWQTFVAYVNIGCYYIVGVPLGILLGFYFKLGAKGIWSGMLGGTVMQTIILIWITARTDWNKEVESAQSRLKTWDDKKESILEE; via the exons ATGGCTTCGCCGGAAAACGACATTTACCGGCCGTTTCTACAAAACAATGTAACATCATTATCACCACAATTATCCGAAACTCACAATTTCGAATCAAGCAACGAGCTCGAAACTGTGCTATTGGACACTGAAATACCTCTCTGGAGTAAACTCCGATTAGCGACATGGATCGAAATGAAGctcctcttcttccttgctGCTCCGGCGGTTATGGTTTACATGATTAATTACATCATGTCTATGTCTACTCAGATATTCTCCGGTCACTTGGGTAATCTTGAGCTTGCTGCTGCTTCACTTGGAAATACTGGGATTCAAGTTTTTGCTTATGGTCTTATG TTGGGCATGGGAAGTGCAGTGGAAACACTATGTGGTCAAGCATTTGGGGCAAAGAAATACGATATGCTTGGAGTTTATCTTCAAAGATCGACAGTTCTGTTAACTCTAACAGGAATTTTACTCACCATAGTGTACATTTTCTGCAAGCCGATTCTAATATTTCTAGGCCAAACTGAGAGAATTGCAGCAGCAGCAGCGTTATTTGTGTATGGTTTAATCCCTCAGATATTTGCCTACGCCATTAATTTTCCGATTCAGAAATTCCTTCAAGCTCAGAGCATTGTAGCCCCGAGTGCATACATCTCCGCTGCTACATTAGTGTTGCATTTGGGGTTGAGCTGGGTGGTGATTTTTAAGATCGGGCTCGGATTACTTGGGGCTTCATTAGTGTTGAGTTTGTCATGGTGGATAATTGTTATAGGCCAATTTGTGTACATTGTGAAGAGTGACAAGTGTAAACAGACATGGAAAGGGTTCAGTTGGATGGCGTTTTCCGGCTTGCCGGAGTTCTTCAAGTTATCGGCAGCCTCGGCAGTGATGCTGTGCTTGGAGACTTGGTACTTTCAGATTGTGGTGTTGCTTGCTGGCTTGCTTGAAAATCCTGAAGTGGCTTTGGATGCTCTTTCTATTTG CATGTCAATTTCTGGTTGGGTCTTCATGATATCAGTTGGATTCAATGCAGCGGCAAG TGTGAGAGTGAGCAATGAACTAGGAGCAAGGCATCCCAAATCAGCAGCTTTTTCTGTTGTCGTGGTTACATCGTGGTCTTTCATTCTCTCAGTGATTGCTGCAGTCATCATTCTTGCATTGCGTAATCTCATCAGTTATGCCTTCACTGAAGGTGAAGTCGTGGCTGAAGCTGTCTCGGATCTTTGTCCATTGCTTGCGCTTTCCCTCATCCTCAACGGAATTCAGCCCGTCTTGTCAG GTGTGGCTGTTGGCTGTGGATGGCAAACCTTTGTGGCCTATGTCAATATAGGCTGCTATTACATTGTTGGAGTTCCATTGGGTATTCTTCTCGGCTTTTACTTCAAACTTGGCGCTAAG GGAATATGGTCAGGAATGCTGGGAGGTACAGTGATGCAAACAATCATTTTAATATGGATCACCGCTCGAACTGATTGGAATAAAGAG GTGGAATCAGCTCAGAGTAGGTTGAAAACGTGGGATGACAAGAAAGAATCAATTCTAGAGGAATAG